In one window of Sulfuricaulis sp. DNA:
- a CDS encoding DsrE family protein — translation MNEQPKFSEEFLNAFVDDELTPDEKAQAYARLSDDVVLNHQVCELRKVRDLVKLAYQNVPVPNRGMTSIAAVSKKYCSNGLAAGLALVIGILGGWFLHQSSQAPQNTATAQVMPAADEPVKVLFHVSDGNEQHLKTVLDEVENLLQYYRKTNEKARVEVITNGGGLTLVMNGVSPFADRIQRMQKEYKDLTFIACQNTIDRVQQELGLTAKLLPGVVVIDSGVAQIMRRQHQGWAYLQV, via the coding sequence ATGAACGAACAACCGAAGTTTTCTGAAGAATTCCTGAACGCCTTCGTCGATGACGAATTGACGCCCGATGAAAAGGCACAAGCCTACGCACGGTTGTCCGACGATGTAGTGCTCAACCACCAGGTATGCGAACTTCGCAAGGTGCGCGATTTGGTCAAATTGGCTTACCAGAACGTACCTGTGCCCAATCGGGGCATGACAAGCATCGCCGCTGTCAGCAAGAAATATTGCAGCAACGGCCTCGCGGCCGGGCTGGCGCTCGTCATCGGCATCTTGGGAGGCTGGTTTCTGCACCAGTCTTCTCAGGCGCCGCAGAATACCGCCACCGCACAGGTAATGCCCGCCGCCGATGAACCGGTCAAGGTGTTATTCCATGTGAGCGACGGCAACGAGCAACACCTCAAGACCGTGCTGGACGAGGTGGAAAACCTGCTGCAGTACTATCGCAAAACGAACGAGAAGGCACGAGTCGAAGTAATCACCAACGGCGGGGGGCTGACTCTGGTGATGAACGGCGTCTCGCCTTTTGCCGATCGCATACAGCGCATGCAAAAGGAATACAAGGATCTCACTTTCATCGCCTGCCAGAACACCATCGATCGCGTCCAGCAGGAACTGGGCTTGACGGCGAAGCTTTTGCCGGGGGTGGTCGTTATCGATTCCGGCGTGGCGCAGATCATGCGTCGTCAGCACCAGGGCTGGGCCTATTTACAAGTCTGA
- a CDS encoding YihY family inner membrane protein, whose amino-acid sequence MNFLQAFLRLLRWVVQRFREDRCTRVAGALSFTTLLALVPLTAVMFAIFSRFEIFQSWMMLVQEFVYGNFVPASGEAVSGYLQKFAANAGKLTIWGLLLLFLTSLMLMATIERVFNDIWHVPQTRKRLHRFLSYGALLMLGPMLIGITLSSTSYLVSLPLFARDATFGGLKVFLLAAAPIIFEWLVFWTLYVVVPNYRVRWRHGLIGSLFATVTFEIAKRGFVFFVANFANYKAIYGAVAALPVFLIWVYLSWTIVLAGAVLTATLPEWRRPQAVRQWRRKRPT is encoded by the coding sequence ATGAACTTTCTCCAGGCATTCCTTCGTTTGCTGCGCTGGGTCGTGCAACGGTTCCGGGAAGACCGTTGTACGCGCGTGGCCGGGGCATTGTCGTTTACGACACTGCTGGCGCTGGTGCCGCTCACGGCCGTGATGTTTGCTATCTTTTCGCGGTTTGAAATATTTCAGTCATGGATGATGTTGGTGCAGGAGTTCGTCTACGGCAATTTCGTGCCGGCCTCGGGCGAGGCGGTCAGCGGTTATTTGCAGAAGTTCGCCGCCAATGCGGGCAAGCTCACGATCTGGGGCCTGTTGTTACTTTTCCTGACCTCACTCATGCTCATGGCCACGATCGAGCGGGTGTTCAACGACATCTGGCACGTGCCGCAAACCCGCAAACGCCTGCACCGTTTCCTCAGTTACGGCGCGCTGCTGATGCTGGGACCGATGCTGATCGGCATCACCCTGTCATCCACTTCTTATCTGGTTTCGCTGCCGCTTTTCGCGCGCGACGCGACCTTCGGCGGACTGAAGGTTTTTTTACTGGCGGCGGCACCGATCATTTTCGAATGGCTGGTTTTCTGGACACTGTACGTCGTGGTGCCGAATTATCGCGTCCGCTGGCGTCACGGCCTGATCGGGAGCCTGTTCGCCACGGTGACTTTCGAGATCGCCAAGCGTGGTTTTGTGTTTTTTGTGGCGAACTTCGCGAACTACAAGGCGATCTATGGAGCTGTCGCCGCGCTGCCGGTATTTCTGATCTGGGTTTATCTGTCGTGGACCATCGTCCTGGCGGGGGCGGTGCTGACGGCGACCCTGCCCGAATGGCGGCGTCCGCAGGCGGTGCGCCAGTGGCGGCGAAAACGTCCGACGTGA
- a CDS encoding NUDIX hydrolase, translating to MPAPKTPALTTDIIIELKDRPDVPIVLIRRKNPPHGWALPGGFVDVGESVEHAAVREAEEETALRVTLKTLLGCYSDPRRDPRSHTASAVYIAEAVGEPRAQDDAAGVAIFSPEALPSPLVFDHAQILRDYLIWRQQGKLPDPQIA from the coding sequence ATGCCGGCACCGAAAACACCTGCATTGACCACGGATATTATTATTGAACTCAAGGATCGTCCGGACGTGCCAATTGTGCTGATCCGGCGCAAGAATCCGCCGCACGGATGGGCCTTGCCTGGCGGCTTCGTGGATGTCGGTGAATCGGTGGAGCACGCCGCCGTGCGGGAGGCCGAAGAAGAAACGGCGCTGCGCGTGACACTCAAGACATTGCTGGGATGTTATTCCGATCCGCGGCGCGACCCGCGCAGTCACACGGCCTCGGCGGTTTATATTGCCGAGGCCGTGGGTGAGCCCCGGGCGCAGGACGATGCGGCGGGCGTGGCGATTTTCAGCCCGGAGGCTTTGCCTTCGCCTCTCGTTTTCGACCACGCGCAGATCCTGCGCGATTACCTGATCTGGCGTCAGCAGGGGAAGTTGCCGGACCCGCAAATTGCTTGA
- the arsC gene encoding arsenate reductase (glutaredoxin) (This arsenate reductase requires both glutathione and glutaredoxin to convert arsenate to arsenite, after which the efflux transporter formed by ArsA and ArsB can extrude the arsenite from the cell, providing resistance.), which yields MSVTIYHNPRCSKSRQTLALLEKRGIEPEIIEYLVTPPTEAELKRLLKLLGISPRELLRTKEEEYKQAKLDKPDVSDAEIIRAMIKYPRLMERPIVVAGNKAALGRPPENVLKIL from the coding sequence ATGTCCGTTACGATCTATCATAATCCCCGCTGCTCGAAATCGCGCCAGACCCTGGCGCTGCTGGAGAAACGCGGGATCGAGCCGGAGATCATCGAATATCTTGTCACACCACCGACGGAAGCGGAACTCAAGCGACTACTCAAGCTCCTCGGAATCTCGCCACGAGAACTCTTGCGCACGAAAGAAGAAGAATACAAACAGGCTAAACTCGATAAGCCGGATGTTTCCGACGCGGAAATTATTCGTGCGATGATTAAATATCCGCGCTTAATGGAACGGCCCATCGTGGTGGCAGGCAACAAGGCCGCACTCGGCCGCCCACCTGAGAATGTCCTGAAGATTCTCTAG
- the purN gene encoding phosphoribosylglycinamide formyltransferase, whose protein sequence is MSGASGGIVVLVSGRGSNLQAIIDAVHDGRLPADIHAVISSEPGTPAMARARTAGIPNHVVNHRDFPARELFDQALIQRVDSYEPRLVVLAGFMRILSESFINHYSGRLINIHPSLLPDFPGLNTHARALQSGAKSHGASVHFVTPEVDGGPVIIQSAVPVLPDDTPEILAERVLTEEHRIYPLAIRWFLDGRLSVEGGRVLLDGEQRPEQGLDRQIITHNDSPETG, encoded by the coding sequence ATGAGCGGGGCCAGCGGTGGCATCGTGGTGCTGGTTTCGGGTCGCGGGAGCAATCTACAGGCCATCATCGATGCCGTGCATGACGGCCGCTTGCCGGCAGACATTCACGCGGTTATCAGCAGCGAGCCCGGCACCCCGGCCATGGCACGCGCACGCACGGCGGGCATTCCAAATCATGTCGTGAATCACCGCGACTTCCCGGCGCGCGAACTATTTGATCAGGCCCTCATACAGCGGGTAGATTCCTATGAGCCACGTCTGGTTGTGCTCGCCGGTTTCATGCGCATCCTGAGCGAGAGCTTCATCAATCATTATTCCGGCCGACTCATTAACATTCACCCCTCCCTGTTGCCGGATTTTCCGGGGCTCAACACCCACGCGCGTGCCCTGCAAAGCGGCGCGAAATCCCACGGAGCCAGCGTGCATTTCGTCACGCCTGAAGTGGACGGCGGGCCAGTGATTATTCAGTCAGCCGTACCGGTGTTGCCGGATGACACGCCTGAAATTCTGGCCGAGCGCGTTCTCACTGAAGAACACCGGATTTATCCGTTGGCGATCCGCTGGTTCCTGGACGGACGTCTGTCGGTCGAGGGTGGGCGCGTGCTGTTGGATGGGGAACAACGGCCAGAGCAGGGTTTAGACCGCCAGATAATTACCCACAACGATTCTCCGGAAACTGGCTGA
- the hda gene encoding DnaA regulatory inactivator Hda has product MSCQLSLNLRLKDGSSFSNFLAGPNREVLERLRTAVVTATTREKASEPMMYLWGAEGSGKTHLLQAACRLAQELGIAPVYVPLADVVELTPSLLEGVETAPLVCLDDVERAAGRKEWETALFSLVERLRAVGGMLVIGAIAPPDRLGLKLPDLVSRLAWGTGYALQPLDDVQKLEAVRLRAQHRGFEMPEDVARYILSRYPRDLPSLFDLLDRIDQASLTQQRRVTIPFLRRLEELGRENVETV; this is encoded by the coding sequence GTGAGCTGCCAGCTTTCGCTTAACCTGCGTCTGAAGGACGGGTCGTCCTTCAGTAATTTTCTTGCCGGGCCCAATCGGGAGGTGTTGGAACGGCTGCGCACCGCCGTGGTGACGGCCACGACACGCGAGAAGGCATCGGAACCGATGATGTATCTTTGGGGCGCGGAGGGTTCAGGCAAGACCCATTTGTTGCAGGCCGCCTGCCGCTTGGCGCAGGAGCTGGGTATTGCGCCGGTGTACGTGCCGCTGGCCGATGTCGTGGAGCTGACGCCGTCTTTGCTGGAAGGCGTCGAGACGGCGCCCTTGGTGTGTCTCGATGACGTGGAACGCGCCGCGGGCCGCAAGGAATGGGAGACAGCACTGTTCAGTCTTGTCGAGCGTCTGCGCGCCGTCGGCGGTATGCTGGTGATTGGAGCAATCGCGCCGCCGGACCGGCTGGGTTTGAAACTTCCCGATCTTGTCAGTCGTCTTGCCTGGGGCACGGGCTACGCCTTGCAGCCCCTGGATGACGTACAAAAACTGGAAGCTGTGAGGCTGCGTGCGCAGCATCGCGGTTTCGAAATGCCGGAAGACGTGGCGCGCTATATTCTCAGCCGCTACCCGCGCGATCTGCCCTCGCTGTTCGACCTGCTGGACCGCATCGACCAGGCCTCACTCACGCAGCAGCGGCGTGTGACCATTCCCTTCCTGCGCCGTCTGGAGGAGCTGGGCCGCGAGAACGTGGAAACTGTCTAG
- the purM gene encoding phosphoribosylformylglycinamidine cyclo-ligase — translation MNKPRVSLTYRDAGVDIDAGDALVEAIRPIAGATMRPGVLAGVGGFGALFEIPPGQYREPVLVSSTDGVGTKLKLAIELNRHDTIGIDLVAMCVNDLIVQGAEPLFFLDYFATGKLDNRVAEQVIQGIGAGCRQAGCALVGGETAEMPGMYSQGDYDLAGFTVGVVEKSKIIDGSRVKANDTLIGIASSGAHSNGYSLIRKIIEVRKAKLDQPFHGRPLGEVLLEPTRIYVKPLLTLMRELSVHAAAHITGGGLPGNVPRVLPAGVRAVIDSRAWKRPAIFDWLQEMGGIEDFEMYRTFNCGVGMVLVLDAADAEKALKQLEASGETAAIIGHIEAHSGEDQVVILK, via the coding sequence GTGAACAAACCGCGCGTTTCCCTTACCTATCGCGATGCCGGCGTGGATATCGATGCCGGCGACGCACTGGTCGAGGCCATCCGCCCGATCGCAGGCGCAACCATGCGGCCCGGGGTGCTGGCGGGCGTCGGCGGCTTTGGCGCGCTGTTCGAGATTCCACCGGGCCAATACCGCGAGCCGGTGCTGGTCTCAAGCACCGACGGCGTCGGCACCAAGCTCAAGCTCGCCATCGAACTCAATCGCCACGACACCATCGGCATCGATCTGGTGGCCATGTGTGTCAACGATCTCATCGTGCAAGGCGCGGAGCCGCTGTTCTTTCTCGATTATTTCGCCACGGGCAAACTGGACAACAGGGTGGCGGAGCAAGTCATCCAGGGCATCGGCGCTGGCTGCCGCCAGGCGGGCTGCGCGCTCGTGGGCGGTGAAACCGCAGAGATGCCGGGCATGTACAGCCAAGGTGATTACGATCTCGCCGGTTTCACCGTGGGCGTAGTCGAAAAATCCAAAATCATCGACGGCTCACGTGTTAAAGCCAATGACACGCTCATTGGCATTGCCTCCAGCGGTGCTCATTCAAATGGTTACTCGCTCATCCGCAAGATTATCGAGGTACGCAAGGCCAAACTCGATCAACCGTTCCACGGACGTCCGCTGGGAGAAGTCTTGCTGGAACCCACGCGCATTTACGTCAAACCACTGTTGACGCTGATGCGCGAACTGTCGGTGCACGCCGCGGCCCACATCACCGGCGGCGGTCTGCCCGGCAACGTCCCGCGCGTGCTGCCAGCGGGTGTGCGCGCCGTCATCGATTCGCGCGCCTGGAAGCGGCCCGCCATCTTCGACTGGCTGCAGGAAATGGGCGGCATTGAAGATTTCGAGATGTACCGCACCTTCAACTGCGGCGTGGGCATGGTATTAGTGCTCGACGCGGCCGATGCCGAAAAAGCCCTCAAACAGCTTGAAGCCTCCGGCGAAACCGCGGCGATCATCGGGCACATCGAGGCCCATTCGGGAGAAGATCAGGTCGTCATCCTCAAATGA
- a CDS encoding aspartate ammonia-lyase, whose amino-acid sequence MSKKFRTEKDTLGDYPVPADAWYGIQTARAVENFPISGRRPDSDFIIAHVRIKRAAAAVNQSAGVLESRLAKAITKAADEIIAGQYHEEFVVDRFQAGAGTSHNMNSNEVIANLANVALGGKKGEYKPVHPNDHVNMGQSTNDTIPTAIRLAALAKLPRLLEAVIGMADAYKKIAQRESKTVKSGRTHLQDAVPTTVGREFAAYAWILKRSAGQIRATIPLLCQTGLGGSAAGTGLNTVPKYAASVAKELARLSGEPIRAADDLAAQMQSMHDLQQLSNAIRALALELTRIANDMRLLASGPRTGFAEIELPAVQPGSSIMPGKVNPVMFEMLNQVCYQVLGQDHAIALMTQAGQLELNVMMPALGSALFDAMDWLTHAVNATTEKSLRGLKVDRDRCRELAHTSVGLATLLNTSIGYSAAAEVAKESARSGRSVRDIVADKGLMSTADFDRLVERAAIDGNISPPRR is encoded by the coding sequence ATGAGCAAAAAATTCCGTACCGAAAAAGATACGCTGGGCGATTATCCGGTGCCCGCTGACGCCTGGTATGGCATACAGACGGCACGAGCCGTCGAAAACTTCCCGATTTCCGGCCGGCGACCCGATTCTGACTTCATTATCGCCCATGTCCGCATCAAGCGCGCGGCCGCAGCAGTCAACCAATCCGCCGGTGTTCTGGAATCGCGTCTGGCCAAGGCCATTACCAAGGCGGCCGATGAAATCATCGCGGGACAATACCACGAAGAATTTGTCGTGGACCGCTTCCAGGCCGGCGCCGGCACCTCGCATAACATGAACAGCAACGAGGTGATCGCCAACCTTGCCAATGTCGCGCTCGGCGGCAAAAAAGGCGAATACAAACCGGTGCACCCCAATGACCATGTCAACATGGGGCAAAGCACCAACGACACCATCCCGACGGCGATACGCCTCGCCGCACTCGCAAAACTGCCGCGCCTGCTTGAAGCCGTCATCGGCATGGCGGACGCCTACAAAAAAATCGCGCAGCGCGAGTCAAAGACGGTCAAGAGCGGACGCACTCATTTACAGGACGCCGTGCCGACCACGGTCGGACGCGAGTTCGCCGCTTACGCCTGGATCTTGAAGCGCAGTGCAGGACAGATACGCGCAACCATCCCTTTGCTGTGTCAGACCGGGCTGGGCGGTTCCGCCGCCGGTACGGGACTCAATACCGTTCCAAAATATGCCGCCAGCGTTGCCAAGGAATTGGCGCGGCTGAGCGGCGAACCGATTCGCGCCGCCGACGATCTCGCGGCACAAATGCAGTCCATGCACGATCTGCAACAACTCTCTAACGCCATCCGCGCGCTTGCGCTGGAATTGACGCGCATCGCCAACGACATGCGCCTGCTGGCTTCGGGTCCGCGCACCGGCTTCGCTGAAATTGAACTGCCGGCGGTACAACCGGGTTCGTCCATCATGCCGGGCAAGGTCAATCCGGTCATGTTCGAGATGCTGAACCAGGTATGTTATCAGGTGCTGGGACAGGATCACGCCATCGCGTTGATGACGCAGGCGGGACAGCTGGAACTCAACGTCATGATGCCGGCACTGGGTTCGGCGCTGTTCGACGCCATGGACTGGCTCACCCACGCCGTGAATGCCACGACTGAAAAAAGCCTGCGCGGCCTCAAGGTCGACCGCGACCGCTGCCGCGAGCTGGCACATACCAGCGTGGGATTGGCCACCCTGCTTAACACCTCCATCGGCTACAGCGCCGCCGCCGAAGTCGCCAAGGAATCCGCGCGCAGCGGGCGGTCGGTGCGCGACATCGTCGCTGATAAAGGCCTGATGAGCACAGCGGATTTCGACCGCCTGGTCGAGCGCGCCGCCATCGACGGGAATATCAGCCCTCCCCGCCGCTAG
- a CDS encoding sigma-70 family RNA polymerase sigma factor, producing the protein MDVFNFLGRSREARLQLEQHRQRLYRIAYAWTHNASLADDLVQETLAKALKKSGQLRDPNAGDAWLYSIMSNCYRDHFRRLRATDEIDENTIIHDSTPEKESSEQEIVLKVRAAIAKLAEGQRQVVTLVDIQGLSYMEVAQILNVPIGTVMSRLCRARYALKDLLVDLAPKLAAQEVKIRRIK; encoded by the coding sequence ATGGATGTCTTCAATTTCCTGGGTCGTTCGCGCGAAGCCAGGCTGCAACTTGAGCAACATCGCCAGCGGCTCTATCGCATCGCCTACGCCTGGACGCACAACGCGTCGCTGGCGGACGATCTGGTGCAGGAAACGCTGGCGAAGGCACTGAAAAAGTCTGGTCAGTTGCGTGACCCGAACGCGGGCGATGCCTGGTTGTACAGCATCATGTCGAATTGTTACCGAGATCACTTCCGCCGTCTTCGCGCGACGGATGAAATTGATGAAAACACAATAATTCATGATTCCACCCCGGAGAAGGAGAGCAGCGAGCAGGAAATTGTCCTCAAGGTCAGGGCGGCCATTGCCAAGCTGGCGGAGGGGCAACGTCAGGTCGTAACCCTGGTGGACATTCAGGGACTGAGCTATATGGAAGTGGCGCAGATACTGAATGTACCGATCGGCACCGTCATGAGTCGTCTGTGCCGCGCGCGTTACGCCCTCAAGGACCTGCTGGTTGATCTGGCACCGAAACTTGCTGCCCAAGAAGTTAAAATCCGGAGAATCAAATGA
- a CDS encoding DsrE family protein: MHKTFLLSLIAAFTLGWISVNTSHAAEGGSKVLYHVNLGNEQATDALRNINNHLAVDPSAKIVVVTHSKGVDFLLDGAEDENKNPYSGTVAKLAAKGVEFRVCQITLERRKIDPKKLIPEAKLVPSGVVEVTKLQTQGYAYLKP; this comes from the coding sequence ATGCACAAGACATTTTTACTCAGCCTCATCGCGGCGTTCACCCTCGGCTGGATTTCGGTCAACACCAGCCACGCCGCGGAGGGCGGCAGCAAGGTTCTTTATCACGTCAACCTGGGAAATGAGCAGGCCACCGACGCGCTGCGGAATATCAATAATCATCTTGCCGTGGATCCCTCGGCAAAAATCGTTGTCGTGACTCACAGCAAAGGCGTCGATTTCCTGCTGGATGGCGCGGAAGACGAGAACAAAAACCCGTATAGCGGCACGGTCGCCAAGCTTGCGGCGAAAGGGGTGGAGTTCCGGGTCTGCCAGATTACCCTGGAGCGTCGCAAGATCGACCCGAAAAAACTGATCCCGGAGGCCAAGCTTGTTCCCTCCGGCGTCGTGGAAGTGACAAAACTTCAAACACAAGGGTATGCCTATCTGAAACCCTGA
- a CDS encoding CDP-alcohol phosphatidyltransferase family protein — protein sequence MLSISQLPNLITISRIGLVPVLILLLKDEEYAFSLAVFVIAGVSDGLDGFIAKRFHFESRLGSILDPMADKILLLSSYVMLMMLDHIPFWLMLTVAFRDLLIVGGYLIYTSMIGPVQMNPSWLSKFNTFLQISLVIVILGQQAFDMVYAPLVDVLIYGVLLSTVASGLHYLWIWLVMKDVELVKEPHDR from the coding sequence ATGTTGAGTATCTCCCAGCTTCCTAACTTGATCACGATTTCCCGTATCGGCCTGGTGCCGGTGCTCATCCTGCTCTTGAAAGACGAGGAGTATGCCTTTTCACTGGCGGTATTCGTGATTGCCGGGGTATCCGACGGACTCGACGGATTTATCGCCAAGCGCTTCCATTTCGAAAGCCGCTTGGGTTCCATTCTCGATCCGATGGCCGACAAGATCCTGCTTTTGAGCAGTTACGTCATGCTCATGATGCTGGATCACATCCCGTTCTGGCTCATGCTCACCGTGGCCTTCCGCGATCTTCTGATCGTGGGCGGCTACCTTATATACACCTCGATGATCGGGCCGGTGCAAATGAACCCCAGCTGGCTGAGCAAGTTCAATACCTTCCTGCAAATATCCCTGGTCATCGTTATTCTGGGGCAGCAAGCGTTCGACATGGTTTATGCCCCGCTGGTCGATGTGCTGATATATGGTGTGTTGCTGTCCACGGTCGCGAGCGGCCTGCATTATCTCTGGATCTGGCTGGTGATGAAGGATGTCGAGCTCGTGAAGGAGCCCCATGACAGATAG
- a CDS encoding mechanosensitive ion channel domain-containing protein, with protein sequence MQELLEIIPSREAIRVFLNSSSTWLQVGVFTAGFLVVKLLSNWLQPRLQTMIQPGALDEGMRRTAVRSGALALVPLMLWLWLLTSSAILRHYGWDTGLLRPAMILAGALALIRMGVFVLRHSLSPGGPLKAWEGVLTITIWTLVALHILGWLPRIEQMLDDYAFTFGTVRVSLLNVLSFALSIAVMLLVALWLSNAIRGRVARSRALDESMKIALSKLIKFVLLTLAVLAAMVSAGIDITAFAVFGGALGVGLGLGLQRVVSNFVSGFILAFEGSIRPGDVISYGDTYGTVKALHTRHIVIRTLDGLDILVPNENLLTTDITNWSYAGDRKIRLRLPVDISYNDEPEVALKRLERLARDNPRVLKDPPASAFLLGYGDNGINLELRVWLSDPDIRGEIRTELYKAMWTDFHAAGITFPFPQRDVYIKQFAGPATSPADARSGNRAGSARGRKREAKAKPPG encoded by the coding sequence ATGCAAGAACTTCTGGAAATCATTCCCTCGAGAGAGGCCATTCGCGTTTTCCTGAATTCGTCTTCCACCTGGTTACAGGTCGGCGTATTCACTGCCGGGTTTCTGGTAGTGAAGTTGCTCTCCAACTGGCTGCAACCGCGCCTCCAGACCATGATCCAGCCTGGCGCCCTTGACGAGGGTATGCGTCGCACCGCCGTGCGCTCGGGAGCACTGGCGCTGGTTCCGCTCATGCTCTGGTTGTGGCTACTGACCTCCAGCGCCATCCTGCGCCATTACGGCTGGGACACCGGGCTGCTGCGACCGGCCATGATCCTCGCCGGCGCGCTCGCGCTGATCCGCATGGGCGTGTTCGTGCTGCGACACAGCCTCAGCCCCGGTGGTCCGCTCAAGGCCTGGGAAGGCGTATTGACGATAACCATCTGGACCCTGGTAGCGCTTCATATTCTCGGCTGGCTCCCACGGATCGAGCAGATGCTCGACGACTATGCATTCACCTTCGGCACAGTGCGCGTGTCCCTGCTCAATGTCCTGAGCTTCGCCTTGTCCATCGCCGTCATGCTGCTGGTCGCGCTGTGGCTGTCCAATGCCATACGCGGCCGGGTGGCGCGCAGCCGCGCGCTCGACGAAAGCATGAAAATCGCGTTATCGAAACTGATCAAGTTCGTTCTGCTCACGCTCGCCGTGCTCGCCGCCATGGTGTCGGCGGGCATTGATATCACGGCCTTTGCTGTTTTTGGCGGCGCTCTCGGTGTGGGACTCGGCTTGGGCTTGCAGCGTGTGGTGAGTAATTTTGTAAGCGGATTCATTCTCGCCTTCGAGGGCTCGATCCGGCCGGGTGACGTCATCAGTTACGGCGACACTTATGGAACCGTGAAGGCGCTGCACACGCGCCACATCGTCATCCGCACGCTCGACGGGCTCGATATCCTCGTCCCTAATGAGAATCTCCTCACTACTGACATCACTAACTGGTCCTATGCCGGTGACAGGAAAATCCGGCTGCGACTGCCGGTGGATATCAGCTATAACGACGAACCGGAAGTGGCACTGAAACGGCTGGAGCGACTGGCACGGGATAATCCGCGCGTGCTGAAAGATCCGCCTGCGTCGGCGTTCCTGCTGGGTTACGGTGACAACGGCATCAATCTTGAACTGCGTGTCTGGCTCAGCGACCCGGATATCCGGGGAGAAATTCGCACCGAGCTGTATAAAGCGATGTGGACTGACTTTCACGCCGCGGGTATTACTTTCCCCTTCCCGCAACGCGATGTCTATATCAAGCAATTTGCGGGTCCGGCAACTTCCCCTGCTGACGCCAGATCAGGTAATCGCGCAGGATCTGCGCGTGGTCGAAAACGAGAGGCGAAGGCAAAGCCTCCGGGCTGA
- a CDS encoding AI-2E family transporter, with translation MTDSRLLSQLALTALAAWLVYLLAPILTPFLVSGLLAYLGNPVVNRLQRWHFPRPLAVALVFLVFVLLLVLLLFLLVPAIQAQVRSFITKAPLYFDWLQKTALPWLQAMLGVELKVDVAAIRETLLGNWSEVGDWVTGFFLYVAKSGLNVIGWVVSAMLVPVVTFYLLLDWDKLPARALALLPPSRHVQAALLARETDEVLGSFLRGQLLVMLSLATIYSVGLSLVGLDLALLIGILAGLVSFVPYLGFITGLLAAAFAVWVQFQDVMLLLGVGAVFLVGQVLESFWLTPKLVGNRIGLHPVAVIFAIMAGGQLFGFTGILLALPAAAVLKVWLGHLREFYFAGAADRPVRKRRAQRRPPP, from the coding sequence ATGACAGATAGCCGCCTGCTGTCCCAGTTGGCCCTGACCGCGCTGGCGGCCTGGCTGGTTTACCTGTTGGCTCCGATCCTGACGCCGTTCCTGGTCAGCGGCCTGCTGGCCTATCTTGGTAATCCCGTCGTGAACCGTTTGCAGCGCTGGCATTTCCCGCGGCCATTGGCGGTGGCGCTGGTGTTCCTGGTGTTCGTGCTGTTGCTGGTGCTGCTGCTGTTCTTGCTGGTCCCGGCCATTCAAGCTCAAGTCCGTTCCTTCATCACCAAGGCGCCGCTTTATTTCGACTGGTTGCAAAAAACTGCGCTGCCGTGGCTGCAGGCGATGCTGGGTGTCGAACTGAAAGTGGACGTGGCGGCGATCCGCGAGACCTTGCTCGGGAACTGGAGCGAGGTGGGTGACTGGGTGACCGGCTTCTTCCTTTATGTCGCCAAGTCGGGCCTGAATGTGATCGGTTGGGTCGTCAGCGCCATGCTGGTACCGGTGGTCACGTTTTATCTGTTGCTGGATTGGGACAAATTACCGGCGCGCGCGCTGGCCCTGTTACCGCCGTCCCGGCATGTGCAGGCGGCATTGCTGGCGCGCGAGACCGATGAAGTGCTGGGGAGTTTTCTGCGTGGCCAGCTGCTGGTGATGCTGTCGCTTGCCACGATTTACTCCGTGGGCCTGTCCCTGGTCGGGCTCGATCTCGCGCTGCTCATCGGCATCCTGGCGGGACTGGTGAGCTTCGTGCCTTATTTGGGTTTCATCACCGGCCTGCTGGCGGCGGCCTTCGCGGTCTGGGTGCAATTCCAGGACGTCATGCTGCTGCTGGGCGTCGGCGCCGTGTTTCTCGTCGGACAGGTGCTGGAAAGTTTCTGGCTCACGCCCAAACTGGTGGGCAACCGCATCGGCCTGCATCCGGTGGCAGTGATCTTCGCCATCATGGCCGGCGGACAGCTCTTCGGCTTCACCGGCATCCTGTTGGCGCTGCCGGCGGCGGCGGTGCTGAAGGTCTGGCTGGGGCACCTGCGCGAATTTTATTTCGCTGGCGCCGCGGACCGTCCGGTGCGCAAACGCCGCGCGCAGCGCCGCCCCCCGCCGTGA